The genome window GCAAAGCTGTGGGTCTGGAGAAGGTAGAGGGTTCTCCTGAGTCGACCATGACACTTGGCCTGTCACATCTGTGGGACAACTGACACGGcccacagcccagccctgggctctggACACCAGTCGGAAGGCCAGGCTGGGCCTAGGTCGAGGACCGCACACCCTGCCCTTGGCCCTGGAAGGTGCTGCTCAAGGGCCCATCCCTTTCCTCCGTGCAGAGATCACCTAgatacaaactttattttctctctgagaaGCTGAGGACATCACAGCAAGCCCTGAGCCCTGAGGCTTAGACCTTTGGGGCCTCCTCTGGGCTGAGGGCCTGCTGGGGCTGGGCTAGGGGCCAGGGCTGGATGtagcagcatgtgtgtgtgtgtgtgtgtgtgtgtgtccaacaGAGGGCCAGTCAGCTTGGCTGTCCAGTGTTACACAGCAACGAGTCCAGGGCTGCAGCAATGTGATGGATGGCTGGCCTTCCTGAGGAAAGGACGGTGAGGACAGGCTGGGTGCCCTTGCACAGTCCCCTGTGAGCAGAGTGGCCTGTGGCACTGGGAGGCTTGGGAGAGCTTTCCTGCCCCCACTACGGGGCACCAGGGCCACAGCTAGGGGTCCTGGGCATTGGGGCCTGGCTCCTAGAGCCCTGGAGGGGTCTCGAGGCACGAGGCCCCAGGGGAGGCTGGGTTACAGGGAGGGGGGTGGCTCTTCCTGTCTGGTCTTCGTCATCTTGACGGCCTCCTCATAGGAAGGCGGCGGCTCAGGGGTGTACAGGCTGTAGGCCGGAGGGGTCGTGGAGTCGAGGTCCAGCTCCCCGAAGGGCAGGGGTAGCTGCATGCCCAGCCAGCACTGCATGGAGCTGTAGGCTGCAGGGATCCAGGATGGGTTTGTGGGGGTGGGCCTGGCCCTCACCGGTCCCCTGCCACCCCTGCAGGCGGGTGGGCCACCAGGAGAGGTGTGCCAGCACTCACAGGTCACAGTGCTGTGCGCTGGGCTGTCACTGTCCACGGGAATGGCTGTCAGGTCCCAAGGCTCAGGGGCCGGCCACAGGTGTGGCTGCGAGTGTGCCCGCTTCCGGAGGTGGCAGAACCGGACACAGCTGGCCGAGACTCcacagagcagcagcaggagggcagTGAGCAGGATAAGCCTGGGCAGGGAGGAGTAAGACCCCTACCGCTGGACTGCCCCCTGGTCTCTGGGCACCTGTTCCCCGGGGGGCAGTCACAGCCCAGCTGCTCAAGACAAGGCAATGCACAGGATAAAAGAGAACCAGGACTGCCTCTCCAGGCCAGACACCTCATTCCTGGCCAGAGTTGGGCCTGAGGATCTGGCCTGCCCTGGCCTCCTGCTGCTGGGCCTGCCCTGGCCACAAGTGGCCTTGGGTTCCTTTCCAGGACACACTGCCCCAGGCCAGCTACAGAGTCCCGTGCTCAGACCAATGACCATGTTCAAGGGGCCTCCCACAGGGACGAGGAGTGAGGGAATGGGAAGTGGGCTACCAAGGGAAGTTAGTCAAGGGCCCAGGGGTGTCCTCAGCCATGAGGAACTCAGGCAGGACCCATGCCCGATGTTGCCTGGGTACTGGGGAAGGAACCTGGGATCCGTCTGCCTGGCTGCTGGGGGCCTCAGAACCTTCCTGCCAGCGGCCCAGGACAGTGCTGGTGACTCCTCAGCCGTGGAGGCCAAGTGGGTGGGGGTCTGGTGGGACTGGCCCAGGGGAGGATTGTCGCACCCAGCTGCGCGCCGCGCCCTCCACTTACCCCACGTGCCACAGGCTGCTCCAGCGGGCCTGGGGCGGGCACCTGTGGGACGGCGGCACCTGGAGCCGGTGAGGAAAGGCCAGGCCCACCGTCCCGCCCGAGCCTCTCCGGGGGAGGACCCCGGGTCCCCCTACCCCCGCTCCCTCCCTCCGTCCAACCCTTCTCACCGCCTCCCCGGCCCCCCGCCCCCGACTTACTGGTCCGAGGGGTCGCAGCTGCCTTCCACGAAACCCAGCGCCACCTGCGGGGACACGGGTGAGCCCGGGCCAGGGCGCGCCGAGCGCAGACCCGCCCTGCGGTGCCGGAGCCGAGCACCCCGCGACCCACCTGCGGCAGCGGTAAGAGTGGCGGCAACAGCAGGAGCCCGCGGTCAGCCGGCGCCCGGGAGAACATGCTCAGCGGCGACAGAGGTAGCGAGCCCTGAGGCCAGGCGGCTATATGAGGGCCACGCCCCTGGGCCGCTCCCAGCGCAAACCCCGTCCTCCCGAGACTACGTCAATTGGAGGATTGGCCTTGTAGCCACGCCCAGGTCCCCGCCCCAACCCTCCCCCCAAGATCAGCGGCGCCCTCTAGAGGCCCCGCCCCCGACGGGCAGGCCCTTGGCCACTTCAGGGCCCCGCCCACGCAATTCCCGCCCCATGGTCCGTCCCATAGATGTTTCCTTAGCATAGGGTCACGGGGTGGCGGGCAGTCTTGCCCTTTGGCGTCTTGCAGTCGGGCTCAGGGTGGACGGAGGCGTCCCATGGACAGTTGTGCTTGGGTGTGGCCTCGGAGGGTGGCGGCCACGCCTCTCACACACCCGGGTGCTCAAGATAAGGGTTGCAGCAGTCAAGACGCTGAGGCGTTCCAAGAGCGTAGTTCAGCGACATTAATTGTGCACGCtcgctgccctctgccctctgcttaTCCGTCGGGCGGTCAGGCTAAGGGAATTGGTCCGCATGGCAAGGGGCCTtgtctggggagggagggagaggaagctgCCCTGCCTGTCTTTCTTCATTTCAATCAGGACACGTTCCTCAAACGTCTACCCCCTGGAGGGGAACTGACTGCAGCTCTTTGAGGGCAGGGCCTCctctgcttgggcttccctgatagctcagttagtaaaggattcgcctccaatgcaggagaccctggttcgatccccgGGTAGGGATCCTTTGGCGAAGGGacaggcgacccactccagtattcttgggcttcctttgtggctcagctggtaaagaatctgcccgcaatgcgggagacctggcttcgatccctgggttgggaaaatcccctggagaagggaaaggctacccactccagtattgtggcctggagaattccatggactgtatagtccatggggttgcaaagagtcggacactactgagcgactttcattttcacctccTCAGCTTGACTCGATCCTGCCTGCACTTGCCAGGTCCGTTGCATGATCTCTGCCCAGGCTCTGTCCTGAAGCTGTCCCACGCCTCCAGGCTCTACGGTGGCCCCCAGCTCACCCTGCTCCAGCCACGTTCCTGGCTCAGGAGTGGGAAGAAGGATGGGCAGAAGTGCAGCCAGCATGCAGGAGTGCAGGCAGGATCTGGGCTAGTAAGCGCCAAGGCCCGCTGGTTCTAAACCCCAAGAGCCAGGCCAGCATTTAGAAGAGAGGGGCCTACCCAAGGAGGAGGTGGGGCAGTGCCCTGCAGGGAGGACTCCTTTGGGGCCTGACCTGGCTGCAGGACCTGGGTTTCTCTCCCACCTGGTGAGCAGCAGCCTGGTGAGGGTCTGCCCACCGGACAGAAG of Bubalus bubalis isolate 160015118507 breed Murrah chromosome 5, NDDB_SH_1, whole genome shotgun sequence contains these proteins:
- the TMEM52 gene encoding transmembrane protein 52, with the protein product MGRELRGRGPEVAKGLLGRTGFALGAAQGRGPHIAAWPQGSLPLSPLSMFSRAPADRGLLLLPPLLPLPQVALGFVEGSCDPSDQCPPQARWSSLWHVGLILLTALLLLLCGVSASCVRFCHLRKRAHSQPHLWPAPEPWDLTAIPVDSDSPAHSTVTSYSSMQCWLGMQLPLPFGELDLDSTTPPAYSLYTPEPPPSYEEAVKMTKTRQEEPPPSL